The following nucleotide sequence is from Pararge aegeria chromosome 13, ilParAegt1.1, whole genome shotgun sequence.
AACCAATTATTGGCTGTGAACAAATTTTTCTGATAAATTTATTCTCGGGACCGTCGTACCTTAGAAGGTCATAGATACCCATTCTTCTGGCAATTTTGGCAAGTTTTGGTGCTAACTTTAAGTATGTAGACACAGGTGGTGAAGTATTGTGCATGAAGCATATAGGCGAAAGCGCTATCAACAGATTGATCTTGGCATTGTATTCTGGGCGAGTTGAACCGAGGATGTAGAATATGGTATTCCCTTGAGAATGTCCGATTGCTGTCAAGCTTTGTGCACCCGTTCGAAGCAGCACTTCGTCAATAATTGCGGGTAGATCATAATAGCCGAGCTCGTGGATGCTGTACATCCAATATTCGGGATTTTTTTGTGGGTCCAACGAAATGTGGCTGCTCGAATACCTGTTGCCCCTTGTGTTGCCAAGCCACACGTCGTAGCCATTATCTGCTAAGCTGATGCCGAGAGAATCCTTTCCTCTCAATATCCAAGTGTCTGATGAATCTAAGAATCCGTGCATCAGCAGTATTGGTTTCCGACCTGTTCCTGGAAGGTGGTATAACTCCAGGATGTATCCATCCTGAGTTTCCACGTGGTATATCTCAGCCGGGTGACCATATTTTCTAGCCAGTCCAGTGAAATTCAACAAAGCGTCTTCCGGATTTATTCCCGTAATAAGCGTTGATGgattaaaagtttgtataagaTTACATTTTAAGAAGAGTGTTAGAGCGATTATTAAAATGCAATGCCTCATCTTTTCAAACAAtccaattaaaacaaatttagaaTTGAAATCTACATTTATGGACGGGACTAcctttatgtattttatgaagtcacagttaattaaaatgaaattattaatgcTCGAAATAATTTGGTGTAGCTCATTTGTAGCCATAAAAGTCAAATGTAACGAATGCACAATTGCAATTTTAGATGGTTTAGTTAGCAATGCAGgattctatatctatacttatgttaaaattaaaacagttcgaattctgtacattgaagatattttgaaatttaatttgaagGGCACTCTATAAACGACAGTTTCGTTAAGCCAAAATTGTATtgtgtctgtccgtctgtctgtatcttggccgcgcATCACGTCTACTGAATAGATTCAAATGATACTTGGCATGACTTTAGTTCATGCTACGAGGATGCGAGgagaaggagaagaagaagaaacactttattgcacgtataacatacaggaaaaaaaCAGAAAGGAGTACACACTAAACaaagtagacatgcaaaggtgtCCTTAAGTAGAtatgcaagcaatctcttataggcaacctttgtagacaggactttaAGCAAGAGAACGAGATAGTGCCAAgagtaatatatacataaatacgaaaaatgtatagatacaaatacataatttaaataaatatacgtaatgtataaatataatatatacataatatatataaatatacataatatatagaagtagattttaataaataatttacaaacagttcccttaggagaggggatgaaagttttttaaCTCTACATAATAATTTCGTCAAAAGCGAGCCGATTTTATTCATTCTTTTTGCACTGGATAGGTTGCACGATCAGTTCAGTTTTGTCttaatttcgtgtagatctaaAAGTGAAAACTATACTTTTTCTTCcctttaattaataactatgCTAAAATCGATAAATAATCGATTGGCTATCACGGGACACTCGGCGGAACTGATAGTGATAAGGAAATAACCAAAAGTATATGTTTCATcttgttattttaatacttataataataacagaatataaatacaaaagaagaACCTCTGGCGGTATAAAATAGTGTCATACCGTTCTTCCATGACTGCGTGTGAGTCTTTTTAATTTCCAAGGTGCACAAATAAATGCTTCACATCACAACTTTAAATTTGGGTGTATTGTCTTAGAACTCGGAATATATCAGGAAAAAGATAATCTGTCATGTGTTTTCCCAAGAGGTCGTCCATGTGATTAAACAAAACGCGCCGATTAACTATGTAATCTACCACATTCGGCAGCTGGTTCCTCAGTATGGCCACGTCCGCAATCGTTGATAAACGATCGTTCCTCCCAACGAACAGTGCAAACGGCATAGTAGCCAGAGTCAGATTGTACACCGGTGGTTTAGAAGAATTATAGACTGCAAGATTTTAAGAATATCCATAATCGAATTGTGAAAAATCACGCCTTGTCAGCTGTGAAAAGTGCATGAGGTCCATCCAAGAAGAGCCCGTTGGAAAGTGATAAACGAGCACGTCTAGAAAAGATTCCTCGATCTCCATCGGGTCGTATCCGAATAGagggaaaaggataaaattcAAACACAATTCAGGTCCGATCACGGGATACGTACAAAAAGCTCTAAACAACCTTGTGAATGTGCTGTTGAAACCAAAAACTTCTGTGACTCGTATATCAAGGGAATTGAATATTTGATCGAGCACTGGTGCGGCTTTTATAAGTGTTGAAATAGGAGGCTTAGTGTTGCGCAGGTAACATATCGGCGCCAGCGATATCATCACATTTACCTTGGAGTTGTACTCCGGTCTTGTAGCACCGAGGATGTAGAACATGAGGTTGCCTCTGGAATGCCCAATAGCAGATAGACTCGTTGATTGTGTTTCGTTTAGAATTCTGTCTATTATCGCAGGTAAGTCGTAATATCCCATTTGGTGAAAGCTAAAATTCCAATACGTTGTGTCGTTGTATGGATCCAAAGCGACATGGCGTCGGGAGTATCTGTTCCCTCTTGAGTTCGCAAACCAGACGTCATAGCCGGCATTTGCGAGTGTGATTCCTAAAGAGGTTTCTCATCTGAGCAGCCATGAATCAAATGTGTCTGCTAGGCCGTGTACAAGAAGCACAGGAGATCTTCGTCTCCCAGGTATATGGAATAGAGTGAGAATGTACCCATCGTCCGTGGTGACTTCGTGTCGCACTGGTAGATAGCCATTCCTGCTAGCTAGACCAATGAAGTCCATATTTGCGTTTTCTGGTGGAACTTTTAATGGAAGAAGTGATTGtgcatttttaaaacaattttggaTTACTCCAACAAGAGTTAATCTTACATAAAAGTTTGCTAATTTGGCCATTTgacgacttaaaaatgttcgAAGATATTGATTCAGAGTTAACAATCTtgtcagtttttaaaatgtgttGCTTTTTATACTTGTAAAATAAATGacattttcattatttcttttaatttgatGTCGATTATTTTTGATCGATAACCTACTCCATATTATTGAGTgcataatattttagaaaatatttagaacTATTGATAATCGGTTCTTTATTATCCATTACATAATCACTTCGACATCATTCAtctattcatataaattatatattcatcagAAAATGTGTCTGACTGTGCGCGGTTATCTCACAAACTACCGTGAAAGATTTTATTcagtttacaaatttaaataagtcaAGACTTTCTTTGGAATTAAAACTTTGATGTTTAAATACAAACCTTTCATCAATGGATAGCCTGATTCTGCAGTAAAGATATGTAGGTTTGACGCGCTTATATCGCATTGGTTTAAcgtgaattattataaaattaacaaatgtgTGAAGCTTGCCCactataaacaaattaaaataataatatgaatataattataacagGGAAAATAGTAAAAGTTGAGAATTCTACAGGTTTTAATGAGTGACCTTGGGATTGTGAACTTTAGTGGGGCGCTCATATGGCCGTGAGGACACTCGCAGGTAAACGTAGATTGCGTGCACtttagataacaaaaaaataacctttaattTATACACTACTAGCGACCCGCCTCGGCTTCTCAAGGGTACAATGTAGATACTAATGCGGCTCAGTTTGTAGATTAAAGTAAACTATCGACAAATCTTTTATCCGATGTTCCAAGGAAACCCACcgttttctgggataaaaacaTCTAAATGTTAACCGTGAGAGATCtacaaatatacttaatttaaatttgtttagtaGTTTCCCATGCGATGCTTGAACGGATAGACATACAGGCAGGAAAAAATAGATTGTTGTATATATCGATATTGTAGCTCCACccggttataatatttttcgcGCACAAttgtactatattatatatgtctctatatatatactacgtgtaccggaataacgaaatactgttgaagggcgcatacattatatttcataaggaatcaccctataaaaatattaaatcgaaaaagcatatttatttttccgtacaaaagaattcaaaacattctgggTGTTTGCATATGATaaccctgttgaagataaatgtccgacacgtgcatagtgcacgctacgcgacgcgtacctaataaagtgacaggagtcacttgattttacttttgcatgcgatgttagggctgtatctgatttctttcactaaaactatggcaatggtttactcaaaaactattagcgttttggttCATAAATAATGTACGactaaagcctgcgaagtattatttcggttttcattaacacgttgtatatgtctATATACCTCTCTCTCCCCATGTAATCATATGTGTATAATATCTCTCGTATAGCTGAAAAATCTCCCTGGAGGTTGACTACCGTAACCGAAATTGTTCAGGGAAActgttattatattcttaacggtaaaaaaaatcttttgtgattacatattaaaagttaaactttGTTGTACTGTTTTAAAACTCGAAATATATCGGGGAACAGATAATCTATCATATGTTTACCCCAGACGTCGTCTGCATGATTGAATAAAGCGCGCCGATTAACGATGTATTCCACAACATTGGGCAGCTGGTTCCTCAGTATGGCCACGTCCGCGATCGTTGATAAACGGTCATTCCTTCCAACGAAAAGTGCAAAAGGCATCGTAGCCAGCGTCAGATTGTACACTGGTGGTTTAGGGGTGTTATAGACTAAGAGATTTTGAGAAGTTCCATAATCGAATTGCGAAAAATCCTGCCTGTTCAGCTGTGAAAAGTGCATGAGGTCCATCCAAGAAGAGCCCGCTGGAAAGTGATAAACGAGCACGTTTACAAAAGAGTGCTCGATCTCCATCGGGTCGTACCCGAATAGagggaaaataataaaattcaaacacAATTCAGGCCCGATCACAGGATACGTACAAAAAGCTCTAAACAACTTTGTGAATGTGCTGTTGAAACCCAAAACTTCTGTGACTTGTATATCAAGTGCATTGAATATTTGATCGAGCACTGGCGCGGCTTTTATAAGTGTCGAAATAGGAGGCTTAGTGTTGCGCAGGTAACATATAGGTGCCAGCGATATCATCACATTTACCTTGGAGTTGTACTCTGGTCTTGTAGCACCCAGGATGTAGAATATTAGATTGCCTCTGGAATGCCCGATAGTAGATAGACTTGCTGATTGTGTTTCGTTTAGAATTCTGTCTATAATCGCAGGTAAGTCGTAGTATCCCATTTGGTGAAAGCTAAAATTCCAATACGTTGAGTCTTTGTCTGGATCCAGAGCGACATGGCGTCGGGAGTATCTGTTCCCTCTTGAGTTCGCAAACCAGACGTCATAGCCGTCTTTTGCTAGTGTGATTCCTAAAGAGGTTTCTCCTCTGAGCAGCCATGAATCAGATGTGTCTGCTAGGCCGTGTACAAGAAGCACAGGAGATCTTCGTCTCCCAGGTATATGGAATAGAGTGAGGATGTACCCATCGTCCGTGGTGACTTCGTGTCGCACTGGTTGATAGCCATTCCTGCTAGCTAGACCAATGAAGTCCATATTTGCGTTTTCTGGTGGAACTGTTAATGGAAGAAGTGATTGTGCATTATTGAAACAATTTTGGAATACTACAAAAAGAGTTAATCTTAAGTAAAAGTTTGTTAATATGGCCATTtgtcgacttaaaaatgttcgAAGATATTGATGCAGAATAAACGATCTTGTCAGTTATTAAAATGTGTTGCTTTTTATACTTGTAAGGtaaatgacattttaattatttctattaattaGATATTTTTGATCGATAACCTACTCCATATTGTTGAGTGCATAatatattagaaaatatttgGTATAACTTATAATCGGTTCTTTATTACCGATTACATAATCACTTCGACATCATTCATCAtttcatataaaacaatattcatcTCAAAATGTGTCTGACCGTGCGCGTTTATCTCACAAACTACCGCGAAAGATTTAATTCaagttttcaaatttaaattcgtcAAGGCTTTCCTTGGAAGTAAAAACATGGATGTTGCCTAATTCTGTAGAAAAGATGTGTTAGCTTTTGACGATATTAATGTATCGCATAGGTATACCGTtaactattatataattaacaaaTGCGTGAAGCTTGCCCactataaacaaattaaaataatgagatGAACATGATTAAAAAGGGGATTAGTAAAAGTTGAGGTTTTAAATAGTGACCTTGAGATTGTGAACTTTAGTGGGGCGCTCATATGGCCGTGAggacactagcaggtaaacgaAGATTAACGTTTAATACACTACTAGCGACCCGCCTCGGCTTTTCAAGGGTACAATGTAGATACTAATGAAGCGCATTTTCaaacataatttattcaattataattttttctgtcGCTCGTTCGAAACCCGGTAATATACTTAGCCGAATCGGTATAgaaatacacacatatatatgcATTGAAAATATAACCAACCAGTCAGGGTATTCCCTGACTGGTTGGTTATATTTTTCATCATAGCAAACTCTGTAAAAATGTTTACCGCCCACGGCCCAACGAAGTGGAAACGCGAAAgctattacatatataaaaatcattagACTCTCAAAAACCGGAAATTGACCATTAAAAAACAGCTGAAAACATTAATTGTCACTTCAGTATATTCTCAATAGAGGGCGTCATAAATTTTATATGAGAGGTGACTCTCGTATAGGAGAGGGCCATCATGcccttattaattaaattcaagaAAGTCATTTtaactagtattataaaaacttatgactgtttaaaaaaaaatatcttattttctcAACTCCCTAAACCGTTAAGCTATAGTATTTgcatcaatatttttttgaaaaatgatGTCGGAACCTGGTCAGTCTGTTCAAGACCCTTGAATACTCGATTCAAAGTCATTTTCCGAAATAAATAACACTGTTATTTATTTCGGAAACTGGTTATTATAAAACATTGGTAAACTAATTAGCGATATATAACCGCAatcagttttaaataatatttttcttaatcaaactgctaatattatttattccaacTGCGGCGGTATGAAAAATAActtaggataaaaaaaaataaacaaaaaaaggatAGAAAAGTTTGACTTTAAATCAAACTAGTTTTAGATAATCTGTGGATGTATCTTCCACTAAagcttgatttattatttaggttGTCCCGCACCCAGTGTTTTGACTCGTATGGTGTAGCCTTAAGACAAGATCTGTTAGCTCGCAATTGAGGAGtcgttttcaattatttaactCTGTTTCGTCAAAGTAAGATGGACCTAATGTTTCTTGCTTTAGATTCgtaaatcctgtacttctgatttttgttttacaaaagttctgtcaaaagcccgagcttaAGAATTGTAGACAATATTTGAGCTTCAAAACAAAGCACATAAGATCCACTTTACTCCGTTGTTCACGTATTTCTATAGTCGAAGTAAGAAGAAGTtgggaagtattatttcggttttcatttacacgttgtatatgtctatatatatatatcccagtttaattttatgtgtataatatatttcGCATAGCTGAAAAATCTCTGGAGGTTGACCACCGTGACAAAAATCCTTCAGGGAAACGGTTTATTatgttcttaacggaaaaataATTCTATTGTGATTAAATATTGAAAGTTAAACTTTGTTGTATTGTCTTAAAACTCGAAATATATCGGGGAACAGATAATCTATCATATGTTTTCCCCAGACGTCATCTGCGTGATTGAACAAAGCGCGCCGATTGACGATATATTCCACAACATTAGGCAGCTGGTTCTTCAGTATGGCCACGTCCGCGATCGTTGATAAATGGTCGTTCCTTCCAACTAACAGTGCAAAGGGCATCGTAGCCAGCGTCAGATTGTACACTGGCGGTTTATGGGAGTTATAGATTACCAGATTTTGAGAATATCCATAATCAAATTGCGAAAAATCACGCCTGTTCAGCTGTGAAAAGTGCAAGAGGTCCATCCAAGACGAGCCCGCTGGAAAGTGATAAACGAGCACGTTTAGAAAAGAGTACTCGATCTCCATCGGGTCGTATCCGAATAgtgggaaaataataaaattcaaacacAATCCAGGCCCGATCACGGGATACGTACAAAAAGCTCTAAACAACTTTGTGAATGTACTGTTGAAACCCAAAACTTCCGTGACTTGTATATCAAGGGAATGGAATAATTGATCGAGCACTGGTGCGGCTTTTATAAGTGTCGAAATAGGAGGCTTAGTGTTGCGCAGGTAACATATCGGCGCCAGCGATATCATTACATTTACCTTGGAGTTGTACTCCGGTCTTGTAGCACCGAGGATGTAGAACATTAGATTGCCTCTGGAATGCCCAATAGCAGATAGACTCGCTGATTGTGTTTCGTTTAGAATTCTGTCTATAATCGCAGGTAAGTCGTAGTATCCCATTTGGTGAAAGCTAAAATTCCAATACGTTGAGTCGTTGTCTGGATCCAGAGCGACATGGCCTTGGGAGTATCGGTTCCCTCTTGAGTTCGCAAACCAGACGTCATAGCCGTCATTTGCTAGAGTGATTCCTAGGGAGGTTTCTCCTCTAAGCAGCCATGAATCTGAGGTGTCTCCTAAGCCGTGTACAAGTAGCACAGGAGATCTGCTTTTCCCAGGTATATGGAATAGGGTCAGGATATACCCATCTTCTGTGGTGACTTCGTGTTTTAATGGTTGATAGCCATATTTATGGGCTAGGCCGAGGAAGTCTAGTTTTCCGTTTTCCGGTGGTCCTTTCAATGGATTAAATAATAGTGCATCATTAAAAGGACTTCGGAATATTTCAGCTAGAGCTAAGCTTAAGGAAAAGTTTGTTAATATAGACATTTGCTCCAAAACTTATGATTAACAATAAACAGATATGTCTAAGTTAAACAAATGTTCttctttttatacttaaaaaggGAAACGGGAATGTAActacttcttttaatttaaaaattaactatttcATATAAtcgaaaataatcttaattgacAGTTGACTATAGCATAAATGCAAACGGTgctctgtttgtttgttgactATGTTGATCTCAACCATTGCACCGATCTGGAAGTTTGGCCCAGAGATAGCATGTTGCAGACATGGGACACTTTTATTCCAGAGAAAACCTGGGTACTGTTTACGCGGGTTTTACAACAAACCTTTGTTGTTCAGTTTACCAGGTCACTTAATCCAACGGTTTCCGAAGGATTTGTTGAAAATAGAAGTAAACGCAGACCAAGTCGCTTCCTTTACGGTAATAATTCAAACGTTGCAATAACGTGCGAAAGTTTATGTCATTGCGTACTTGTCAAAACACATGGAGAAAACTGTGGGTGATCGCTAGCTTATAATCCATTATCATTATGCGAAGCAATTTcctgtgtaatttattttaaattaacattttatctTTGTCCCACTGGTAAATGAAATTTTTGGGTGACTTGtcctttttaatagtttttgttatTGAACCAAGAACGAGGCTGGTCAGTGTCGCTGCGTCAATGGGACGTCAGTTTATTTTGTAGCAAATGTGGACGAAATTGTCGCTCACAAATTGGTACAGTCACCGGAAAAAATGCCCTCTTGAGAAATGTTTGAATGATTTGAATCGTCTTGCCCCCAGAAAAtgaagccgaaatcctaacctaggctatcaacgcttattATCTCGTGATGCGTTGTCGACAATGCTAGCCAGCTAATGGTTTCTTTTCCGTACCAGGTCTGCTCATCTACGTGACGTACGGCGCGTGGCACAGCTCGGAGCGCCGCAAGCCCCTGGACGCGGTTCAGCTGGCTGAGCTGCACAACGACAGCCAGACGGCGCTGCTGCAGCACAACTTGCAGCACACGATCGGCTGACAGCGCGCCGCGCCCGCTGATGATGAGGGCATTCCAGCGGACAGGGATGTGGTCAGCCCCAGTAGTACTATCGTATCTTTTGTATCCAGTATTTGAGCGCGGTTAGAGCTTACCCGAGACGTGATAGTGGCATTCAAGTTTCGGAATTGGACGCCTTTGATCACCCCAGGGCCTccaatttctatttttatacgtGCCTTTACGTTAAATGTAGTTTATAACGAAGAAATTCGATCTGTAAAGAAAACCAATTGAATCCTTATATTAACTGTAATATACACGGCGATTTATTAGGTATAACAGCGGCCTAATAAtccaattgtaaaaaaaattaaaacacccTATACGTGTGGTTGCGCTGGTAACTCAGCGCGGCGGCGATATCTCACTGTCCCAGCCAACTCGCCCTAGTGAAAAATATTAGATTACTTAATGTATTATAAGCA
It contains:
- the LOC120628976 gene encoding lipase 1-like, which gives rise to MRHCILIIALTLFLKCNLIQTFNPSTLITGINPEDALLNFTGLARKYGHPAEIYHVETQDGYILELYHLPGTGRKPILLMHGFLDSSDTWILRGKDSLGISLADNGYDVWLGNTRGNRYSSSHISLDPQKNPEYWMYSIHELGYYDLPAIIDEVLLRTGAQSLTAIGHSQGNTIFYILGSTRPEYNAKINLLIALSPICFMHNTSPPVSTYLKLAPKLAKIARRMGIYDLLRYDGPENKFIRKICSQPIIGYAVCSRLFIFPLIGFDPTELEYEFYEVLIHHLPAGTSWMNYEHFGQIGMSKRFARYDYGIKGNVIKYNSTIPPLYELSNVTMPIALLGGRNDPLSTLEDVDLLKDHLPNYVEYLVNPRLQFNHGDSVWGKNMKDYLFRYIYSTLEWYDIYP